One window of the Polypterus senegalus isolate Bchr_013 chromosome 18, ASM1683550v1, whole genome shotgun sequence genome contains the following:
- the LOC120518399 gene encoding zinc finger C2HC domain-containing protein 1C-like: MAHLRTTSYPYAGSRPPYHKNIQPSQFLSMGQNGWQISKPQYMHYQESPLQEKERKMLALYDRQQQAALSRVRNTFGHQNLSPDYKMVNNQQTGVLHRGYSSAGSQFRYNHAEHIKYSPTPISTSKKTAGVDRAYPLKPVYYKKAACLNHTFNQRGGKFGEATRKSSFMPSASAESSESSNMSAARNYLAVCNQDDQSPAASQYGAYRGGPTKSEMVREQQRYAEEMEQVLEEKIQRDKALLYEKLWRSQNNVRRNQREQSFLEEQERKEIKERTQRKRCQARYFDDNLLEESNPERRYEYQGSFKSHGGGGGGGGDQYRQGSNVRKIHEQHWRETNPEYVSSEVDYNKYLTTYNEIAEKMQNASCGKKSNELNKPLLNYSPYVIHQKQDSQAADLAMTENVRYVKGDQAYDYESKSSYVEYEKAADAAKEMEGELLSGDRQLAVCPYCNRKFDAHRVEKHRNVCAKLINTKRKAFDSFKYRIQGTDIEKFNKQQKTLPTVPQLEKHWRQKHENLVNTLRESRKTQKLLLKDGKSSKAPQVPSKDNPESSRKYSSFAAERHIPKTESVKSRPPPPPKKKSVKRN, translated from the exons ATGGCTCACCTGAGGACGACGTCATATCCTTATGCTGGCTCCCGGCCTCCCTATCATAAAAACATACAGCCTTCTCAGTTCCTGTCTATGGGCCAAAATGGTTGGCAAATATCAAAACCCCAGTACATGCATTACCAGGAGAGTCCACttcaagaaaaggaaagaaaaatgcttGCTCTGTATGACCGACAGCAACAGGCAGCACTGTCCAGAGTAAGAAACACCTTCGGTCACCAGAATCTGTCACCAGATTACAAAATGGTGAACAACCAACAAACAGGTGTGCTGCACAGGGGCTACAGCTCTGCTGGGTCTCAGTTTAGGTATAATCACGCTGAGCATATAAAGTATTCACCAACACCCATTTCAACTTCCAAGAAGACAGCTGGGGTGGATCGAGCCTATCCGTTAAAGCCTGTTTACTACAAAAAAGCTGCCTGCCTAAACCACACATTTAATCAGAGAGGAGGAAAATTTGGGGAGGCCACCAGGAAATCCTCATTTATGCCATCTGCATCTGCAGAGTCCTCTGAAAGCTCCAATATGAGTGCCGCAAGGAACTATTTGGCAGTTTGCAATCAAGATGATCAGAGTCCTGCTGCTTCTCAATATGGTGCTTACCGAGGTGGGCCTACTAAGTCAGAGATGGTAAGGGAACAGCAAAGGTATGCAGAAGAAATGGAGCAAGTCCTAGAAGAGAAGATTCAAAGAGATAAAGCCCTCCTCTATGAAAAGCTGTGGCGGTCACAAAACAATGTCAGGAGGAACCAGAGAGAACAGAGTTTCCTAGAAGAAcaagaaaggaaagaaataaaagaaagaactcAACGGAAACGATGCCAAGCACGATACTTTGATGATAACCTGCTGGAAGAGTCAAACCCAGAGAGGAGATATGAATATCAGGGGTCGTTCAAGAgccatggaggaggaggaggaggaggaggagatcaGTATAGACAAGGAAGTAACGTTCGAAAAATCCATGAGCAGCACTGGAgggaaacaaaccctgaataTGTTTCTTCAGAAGTGGACTACAATAAATATTTAACCACATATAACGAAATtgcagaaaaaatgcaaaatgcatcCTGTGGCAAAAAATCTAATGAATTGAACAAGCCTCTCCTTAATTATAGCCCTTATGTTATTCACCAAAAGCAAGACTCACAAGCAGCAGACTTGGCCATGACTGAGAATGTAAGGTACGTTAAGGGTGACCAGGCATACGACTATGAATCCAAGAGCAGTTATGTAGAGTATGAAAAGGCAGCAGATGCGGCAAAGGAGATGGAAGGGGAATTACTGTCTGGAGATCGTCAGCTGGCGGTATGTCCCTACTGCAACCGGAAATTTGATGCTCATCGAGTGGAGAAGCACAGAAATGTCTGTGCGAAGTTGATTAACACAAAAAGGAAAGCTTTTGATTCTTTTAAGTACAGAATCCAAGGGACGGATATTGAAAAATTCAACAAACAACAGAAGACACTTCCTACAGTACCACAG CTGGAAAAGCACTGGAGGCAGAAGCATGAAAACCTGGTGAATACCCTACGGGAATCTCGAAAAACACAGAAGCTTCTCCTGAAAGATGGAAAATCTTCTAAAGCACCTCAGGTCCCATCTAAAGATAACCCAGAGAGTAGCCGGAAATATTCATCTTTTGCAGCGGAACGGCATATTCCAAAAACTGAGAGTGTCAAAAGTCGTCCTCCTCCCCCTCCAAAGAAGAAAAGCGTAAAAAGGAACTAA